The Oncorhynchus nerka isolate Pitt River linkage group LG13, Oner_Uvic_2.0, whole genome shotgun sequence sequence aatttaaaaaacataaAATCTGTCAGTTAATAATTAATGCCTTAACTTTGAAGATATTCTTCTGTTGGTACTCTAATATCTcaaataaacatcacaaatggtccttttgttcgattaattccgtcgttatatccccaaaatgtcaatttatttggcgcgtttgattcagaaaaacactggttccaactcgcccaacctgactacaaattatctaataaattacctgtaatcttggtccaaacatttcaaacaactttaggtattttaaaacgtaaataatcgataaaatttaagAAGGAATAAACCgtgttcaatagcggataaaatGAAAGTGAGTACAAACACGAGTACACTAGACTCGACACTCATTCTGAACAGCCATACTTCTTCAttactcaaaagaaaaacatcaaccactttctaaagactgttgacatctagtggaagcccctaggaactgcaaccagATGCCTCAGAAATCTAGATTCCCATAGAAAAGCAATTGAAAACAGTCACCTCAAAAAAACatttcctggatggtttgtcctcggggtttcgcctgccaaataagttctgtttatacacagacataattttaacagttttagaaactttagcgtttctatccaaatctaccaattatatgcatatcctagcttctgggcctgagtagcaggcagtttgcTTTGGGCACAATTTCATCTGGACAtgaaaataccgccccctatcccaaacaggttttaaaTCACATCAcaagaccacttttgaggtctgcaaaaaaatatatatatttttagtagTTACCATTTAATTCAAGTGTGCAGGCACGTTGCACTGTTCGGTTAGTGGTGTTTCTGTAGCGCACATGAGatggagtttgcaaaacaaatggccactggattgatgcaaagaATCATGATATTCTGCCAGGTAAGAataggctactttgtagctagaatcctgactagaaccccaaaattgtatcatattactccagtgctagcctcactgcattggcttcctgttaaggctagggctgatttcaaagttttactgcaaacctacaaagcattacataggctcgctcctacccatctctccgAATTGGTCCTGCCGTCCATACCTACACGtaagctacggtcacaagacgcaggcctccttattgtccctagactttctaagcaaacagctggaggcagggcattctcctatagagctccatttttatggaatgatctgcctatccatgtgagagacgcagactcggtctcgacctttaagtccttactgaagacccgtctcttcagtaggtcctatgattgagtgtagtctggcccaggggtgcgaaggtgaaCGGCAGGGCACTGCAGCGACGAACTGCCCTTGTTGTCTCTGCCTGGAAGGCTCACACTGGgactctgcctctgaccctattacagagtctgagtcactggcttactagtgctctcccatgccgtccctaggaggggtgcgtcacttgagtgggttgagtcacagacGTAATCTTCTGTTTGGTTTTGTGCCCCCTCGGGCTcatgaggtgaggtggagggggtaTTCAGGGGCTATACTCAGTCTGGTCTCAGAGTTGTAAGTTGGTTGTCTGTTAATATCCCTCGGGTGGTGtggaggctgtgctttggcaaagtgggtggggttatatcctgcctggttggccctgtctggggtaccttctaaagggtttcattcctatgttgtgagctctgagctacagagctgtctgtcctcagaagaccccttccagagaaaagggtgagggaacagactcctaagccaaaaaggacactgacatcagGAGGACGAGCAGGGAGGTGCGCAGGAGAAGTGCCTCATCGAACAGCGGAACGGTCCACTCAGAGAATCCTCGGAGATCAttcccacgtaattacatcattatattctgacccataagagcggcagtttgaggcaaggctagggttagaatagcatagctgacaaattcacccaaatgtatatttctcttgtgtactttcttttttctctctcttttgaaattCCCATTGTGGGTAACACGCGCCACAGTGTGTTGGCctgttctaatcaatagcctataatgtgttttgtctatatttcatcatcattttagctttttagtaaataaatattcaactaagattggtgtggtacgaattcattagtgagacccgggtccgtgcagattcacgggCTATACATTGAAAGTTACATTGAAGGTCTACTTGGGACAGTGGATGGATCACACAAGCTCATGGTTCATGCAATACTATTATTAAAATATCTATTCTGTTTTTCTTCCTTTTGCCTCTTATGTTTGTTCACTTGGAATTGGGTTTCCCAGAGCATCTCTCCTTTTACACTTCTAGAAAGTGAACACTGACAGTGAGATAATGACATTGTAGTAGCTTGCAGTAATAGTTCCTTTTTCATTTGACCTATAGAgggtgatatactgtaggtcattgacCTTTCAAAAAGCTTTAAAAGCAGGCATTGAAATGTCAAATCAACACAATAAACACACATACTTGAAATTATTCTGTAATTCACGTATTAAAGTCCACAAAGTATAAAGACTAACATAAGTGCAAAGTGCAAATTATTCATAAAGATGTGGACATATACATTGTTTTCCCGACTCGTCATTGACAAAGTTTGTTTTGTTACGTTCCATCCTCTTCAAAACAAAGTCATTAGTGGTCCAGAGAGACAAGGACACACAGTCACAAAGTCCACATCAGCTAAGGGTGGGCAAAGGTGAGGTGCACTCCAGTTTGTGGAAGGGGCAGCATGTCTCAACAGCCTCTCCAGTAAATGCATAGGAGACCACAGTGATGACAGGATGAGGTGGAAGAAGAATCAGCTGTGCATTCATTCAGCATCATGCTTCCTCTGAGCACAACAATGTACTGTATTTGGTTTAATCTAGTTTGCTTTCATGTGCTACACATTTTTTTTACACCCCTGTAACATAACGATaacatgttttttaaaatctatATAAATACTCTCTCACTATAGAAATAGAATATCCACATATGCCCTGCAGAGATAAATGTATTTCAAAAGTATGACAGTCTTCTTCAAAATACTACTCTCATCCCATGGAATATCAAAAATATTAGATTTTATGTTAAAATCTCTGTAGAAAATTACTCtaaatatatacaaatacaatttgatgcaAATGATTCTGTCTTTGAGAGTTGTTTAAAGCTGTATGCCATATCTTTGCAAGTAACTTGCATGACATTGAACATAGATTTCAATATGCACAACATATTCTGAACACAAATGAGTGACCAGCCTCCATTACAATTTCTGAGCCATTCAACTTGCCTCATATTGTATGTTGGATTTGCAAAAGGACACATTTACTGTATGTTTTTCACACCCTACTACAGTATAGACGTTAGAGGACCATGTTGCGGCTTCTATCTTCAGAGCAGTCACTGCAGATTACCAGATTTCACTGGATGTTTATGTCAAATAGGTTATCTTCAAGGTAAATATAGCACAATCCACAGAGAAAAAAACTGTAACTGAGTGGGTTTTTCTTGTTCAAATTATGGCTTTAAAATATTgaccatgttttttttttctctctcgctcgcgctctctctctcttgccctctcaaCAGGAGTTGAGACTGAGTAGACTTCCACCTGGAAGAGTTCTCCAAATGCTGGGGACATCAGTTTAACCTATGACTAAACAGAAAATCTTAATTTCAGTTGTAAATGAACGAGTCCCACTTGGACACAATGTTTTCATCTTATTTTTTCATTACATTTGAACTTCTGCCATATTTATCCATGAGTAAGACTATGCCTTGAGGACTTacaatgttctctctctgtgaggaTGAATTATTTGGCCATGGCTCGGGGGTTCTGGGGGATGTTCTGTCAAAGGTAGGGAGCATCGTTCTCAGTGACTGTATGTTGAACTGAAGTTGATCAGCTTAATGTCAGTGAAGGTTGTTTCCACTCTTACCCAGAAGGACCTGCAGGGGAAACAAGGAAAACATGCATATGAGCATTCTGACAATAAGAGGGAAATGCAATTGAACTTGCATAAACAGCCGCAGCTATGGGAATGAACAGATTAAAAAGAACATGACCACAATTCAACAAAAAAAATTGTTAGAAATTGTTGCACAATTCCTTTCCGAGCATTCACACCTTTTTTTTCTCCATCTAATCGCAAAAGAGTGAACAAAATAGAACATTCTCTTATAAAACATGCGCATGCAGCAACAGAATAATAGCCAACATCAATAATCCTGTATGTTGTTGGAACCTAACAGTTTGTAACTCACAGATGTTGGTCAACTTGAATGCTTTGTACTTGGATTGAAGATTGGGCTGTCTTTACCTAATGTCAGAGTCAAATGGCTTACATCAAGGGTGATTACACATAACAGTATAATGTTGATACTGTCCCTTTTTTTACAGTTTCTGTAAAGTTTTGGGGTGACATAAAAGGCCTAACTGTATTTCCTAAATGTGTGTGGTTTCATACAGTCCTCATAGCCTCTTGGTCAATTCTTACACTTGACAAATTCGTGAGTGTATATCTGGACAGCTGTGTCACCATAGCTGTGATAAACAAGTCCAAATTGTAATATTGTTTTCCCTTAAAAAAAGGAGATGCAGCTGATGCCTCTGCTTTTAATAGTCTCCAAAGGGGCATAATAATCTCTGATTAAGTTTGCTTCACAACAACATTTCTCAAACTCATGCTCTCGCTCTCAAACACACAAAGGACTGCAAGAGGACATTCCCTTTCCACCATTTCTATGTGCAATATGGTAGTAGGGGGACTAATCTAACAGAGCATCCATACCTAACGTGCAAGATGTATTGTTAGCACTCTGATGTTTGATAATGTAGCTCAGCACTCTTTTGTATCGTAATGACCTTTTGAGATCTCCATTATAGATGGAAAGCCTCTGGCACAAAACTGTATTATTTGTCTTGCCATATTTCACTTTTCATTTTGTTTAATGTCTTTTCATCTTATTTTGATTGAGGAAGCAAAGAAAGACATAACCCATTGATACATGATGAGTATATTAACAATTTTGTCTAGCACTGTAGTAGCAGCCTACATATGTCAGAATATGATAGGTAATTGTGGATTGGCACTACAGTACTGTAATTGTGTTACATGTATGCCTATTTATCTTTGCCAGGCGGCAAGCAATTCACATAGAATGTTGGAGTTTTGCACAACTAGTTTTAGTTTTTTACACAAGATTTTTAAATGTCTAAAATAGACTCCCACCCCCAGGAACATACAAGACTTGTAGCTGGGTGGGTGGGAGTCATCATTGCGATAGATATCTCTTTATATGGCTCGTGTGGGCACATTCTGGTGGAAGCCCTTTTAAGGTTCTCACAACACTGATCTCTCAGCATTTCCTTTCAGTAGGCTATattatgtatttatgtatttccTGGAAATTGTTTCCTAATCTGTTAGTTTTCAATAGCACTGTACTTCTTGATGAAGGTAAATACATTGATTTCTCTAGAATAAAATGTTTCTACTAATCTCATCAATGTGACCAGGCGCACAAGCCTGCGGGGCTGACATTGCTATGTCCTTCATGGCATTCCTAATTTTATAAATGCTTGAATAAGCACAAAtccttatctaaatggtgaacgCAGTTAGTAAGCTTGTCCATTAGAGCAAAGAGATCATGCATTGAGTCACATCAACATAAAATTTCACGCCCCGCTTTTTGTCTTtgttcacactcacacacatttcaAACACACGCCGCTTGTCCATGTCGGTTTTAGAGCATTGTCAACATTTGTGGTGGTACAAAGGCAGTATGAAAGATTGCTATCAGCACAGTAATAGCCTAGTCCTGCTCATTTAGAAGCCTTGCTAGTAGGAGGTGCCCCTATTTCCATCCACCTCCAGGGTATGCCTAATTTCATTCattctaaaagggttctttggctgtccccataggagaaccatttttggtttcaggtagaaccctttcgggTTCCctatagaaccctctgtggaaagggtaattcatgaacccaaaagggttctacctggaaccaaaagggttctacctggaaccaaaaagggttcttcaaagggttctcctatggggacagcaaaataaccattttaggttctaaaTGTCTTTGAATTCATACCCTTTCATGCGTTTTTGAATGGCATAATAACATAGTAAAGCCCTACCACATACACACATGGGTATGACTGTTTGACTACAGTTCTATTCAATTAAGACCAAAATACCAACATCTGATGAATGGTTATATACAGTCAGGTCCCTAATTATTGGCAGCCTTGATatagatgagcaaaaaagactgtataaaataaataatacaaaaacggagctacagtgccttcagaaagtattcacaccccttgactttttacttttttttttgtgTTGAATTTGAAATAGATTTAATTTagatttttgtcactggcctacaataccacataatgtcaaagcaaaagtacattttttacaaatgaattaaaaatgaaaaaatgaaatgtcttgagtcaagtattcaacacctatacagattcaaccacaaagaccaagtaggttatccaatgcctcgcaaagatgggcatctattggtagatgggtaaaaaaatacattgaatatacctttgagcacggtgaagttattcattacactttggagagtgtatcaatatacccagtcactacacatatacagacgtccttcctaactcagttgcaaaCCACTTATGtatttcacaatgaggccaatggtgactttaaaacagttactgaGTTTAAtggtgataggagaaaactgaggatagatcgacaacattgtagttactccacaatgctcacctaattgacagagtgaaaagaaggaagcctgtatagaataaaaaatattccaaaacatgcatcatgtttAAAGAAGGCACTAAAAtagtactgcaaaaaatgtggcaaatcaaactttttgttctgaatacaaagcgttatttttggggcaaatccaatacaacacattactgagtaccactctccatattgtcaagcatagtggtggctgtgtCATGCTTGTCactgttaaggactggggagtttttcacaaTAAACCAAActtaatggaatggagctaagcactggcaaaatcccagaggaaaacctggttccgtctgctttccaccagacactgggaggtgaattcacctttcagcaggattcAGCAGAATTATCTAAAACataaggccaaatctacattggagttgcttaccaaggagACAGTggtcgagttacagttttgacttaaatctgcttgaaaatctatggcaagacttgaaaatggttgtctagcaatgatcaacaaccaacttgacagagcttgaacaaTTTTGAAAAGAacaaatgggcaaatattgtacaatccaggtgtgcaaagcccgtagagactaacccagaaagaatcacagctgtaatcgctgccaaaggggattctaacatgtattgactcaggggtgtgaatacttattatGTAAGTgagatttctgtattttattttctataCATGTCCAAAGATTTCTaagaacatgttttcactttgtcagtatgggggtattgtgtgtagctggGTGGACATGTGTTTGTTTCATTTAACCATTTTCaattgaggctgtaacacaataaaatgtggaataagttgagggttatgaatactttctgaaggcattgtatgtatttatatacgaatacaattgctcagaaagACATTTTGTTGAAcaagaaataaaaacaaatctCAAAAAGATAGGGGTCATAATGTATTGGCACTCCTGTTTATAATTCTCTAGGCACCCTCCCCTTACAAGGATAACgacacagcctttttctaaaatgttttatgagattggagaacacgttAGAAAGCTTcctagaccattcctccatagagaatctttccagatccttgatatccttcatctgcTCATATGGATGGCCCTATTCAATTCATACcataggttttcaatggggtttaaATCCAGAGACGactattgcaaaatgttgattttgtggccaattaacaaaaaaaaattgtgcatacaatatagctccgTACTTGTATCCTTCAAGTGAAGTGTGAGAGTGGAGCGATATTGAGTGAGAAAAGGTATGACCTCATTGCCATACTGTCAGACAGTGTGTTGGGCAGCGGACGGATTTGAGGAAAGCTAGGTTTCTTGTTTAACCTAAAGCATAAATTAATAACATGTTCTAACACAGCTTCCTGTATCTTGAATCGCTTCAAAAATATGAGTCAATTTAACTTCACTTCTCTCAACCCAAACCTGCCAAACTCCCTTACACTATAAGGACAGTTGTCGGTTGGCACTCACTCACCATTCACTCTCTCCTTGTGCATAgtctcttttttttctcattgTTTAGATTAATCAATGTTTGACTGGAGTAGAAAACTCGTAAAATAGAAATAGAACACTAtaatttttaaatgtttaattaaGGGCGATTAACATCAAACCGTTGTGGTGGTTGATTTTCAAACCGTTGTGGTGGTTGATTTTCGGAGGATGGTTTTCTGTGGTTTCAAGGAAGGGTTAGGATGAGGCACACAAGGCGAGTTTGCAGGAGGGAAACTATGGCTGACACTGAGGCCGCCATTTTCCAACAGGAGCTGGggtggtggtgaggaggaggaacacTGATGGACAGGGCTCATTTCTTCAGTCAATTCTGTCTGTAAGTGTATATCTGTGTTATTGACGTCATATTGCAGGTCACAGTCAGGGCAGTACCCGTGATACTGGACCTTTTCACTGAATCGGACCCGCTCCCTGGTGGCCTGGTGGCATTTGCTCTCTTCATGCCGTAGCAAAGACATGGGTGTACGTCCTTTCTCTGGAATACTATTTGAGATGCAGTACAATAAGTCTCTGTTTGGCTTCCCTGTGAAAACTTCATTGCACATAAGAGTCCCGTTAGCCTTGGCTAGTAGGTTCCCTGATGGAGGATTCTTGTTGTTCTCCTCCGCTTTGATAGATGTCAGCCTGGGAGgcgggagaggagggtggggcttCTTCAGCACAGTCAGGACAGCAGGGATGACAGACGGGGGCCTAAAGATAGCGTCGTCAGGGTAGATCTTGATCTTGTCAATGCTGGAGGCTGTggtggtgctgctgctacagCTGCTGTTCAGGGTGTCTGTCTTGGAACTGTCCGTCATCGCCTCCTCCAGCTGTAGGTCACACGTGAGGGAGTCGATCTCATGCACAACCTGCACCAGTAGAAAGGAAAAAGAGCTATCATGGACAGTACTTATATTTAGCTTGACAGACATCAAAGTAACAGTCTATTAGAGTACAAAATACAGCAGCAGCCAAAATGTTACTGTATGAAGCACTTGTTGATGTGCAACCTGGCTATTAAAATAATGCAATATTATAATAACTTTTAACATTTGGTAATCTCAAGCCAGATTCACTTGCAACACAACAATGTTATCTGATTCATTATGTATTTGTAAGGTAAGGGGAAACTACCCACACAACCCACCAAATTGTATTCAGACTCAGAAGTGGAACCCTCTGGCTATGAATTAGCAGTACTAACTTGTTTAGATAAGAATTCATTCTGTGTGTATGCACTTACACATAGTGGACATATTCAATTGAAATTGTTGAAAGCACATACTCTGCCTCCCATACATTCATGGTTGAGGTGATGATAATAATATACATAGTCAGTGAAAATTGCAAAGACATCTCTTCGTAGTGAATGACTTCATCTTCCCTTAGGTATCTTTACTAATTCTGACTAGAAATCAACCCTTATTACTGATATGCATGCATCAAAAGACACAATGTTAAAAACTATTAGGGATAGTCTGACATGACTTTGTAATCCATAACTGACATAATACCTATTAAGACCTATGGAGATGATTTACATATCATTAAAACATTTTACTACTCACATTACAGTGGCAGCCAATACTTTGCCAAGCCATGTCTGTGAACAGTATCCATACAGTATACCTTTTTAAAAATCATTACATTTTGAAGTAATTAAAGACATTGAAGTAATATTGAAGTAATATCCGCATATCTCAATTTCATGGAATGTTAAACTGAGGCTGGTGCGAAAAGCTAATTTAGAGTGAAATCTCCATGCACAGTCATAAATTGATCATTTAGTGGGCCACAAAAAAAAGAGTTGCAGTATCCAGTGCCACATGCAGTAGGGCATGTTGATTCTCTCTCCGTGCCAAGCATCTGGGTTCAGCTTCCCTTAAACATAGGCTTGAATCCAGCCAGTATAGTGTGTGAGTTGCAGTAGACAACTGCATTTGAATGGGATTCACTGAAATATTGGTTTTGATATTGACAACCCTCTAGGTTGGTTGTTTTAGCAGTGTTGTTAGACTGACAGATTGTGTATGCTTCCCTGAATAGAACACACTGACCCTGCTACTATTCCATTCAAATACTCGTTGAAACGGTTGAAAGAGGACTATTATTTCATAGGACACGTGTGCCGTATATCCATTTTAATACAGGATGTAAGAAAAATCTTGTAAGTAGGTCTTATCCAAGTGACAACCTGTCAGATAGGGACGAGTATTTCAGCCTCAGCAGGCTGGACAGCTCTGTTCTTACAAAAGCATATAGGTTGACAACATCCACATGTCAAAGCACGTTAGACTGCGGGTTATGGAAGATGGTAGACAACAAGGATTATTATGATCAATGTGTGGAATTTAAAAGAAAACAAAGAAAGCGtgagatgaatgaatgaatgaatgcagTAAAATTGCAATTGTGATTCAGCTTAAATAACTTGGACCCAATGACAGCACTGACAAAACCCGGATATTGTAAAAAGGTGCTGATGAGCTGCTGTATAATTTGTCAGGAGACAAATCTCATGGAAACAGTAGGCCTAGGCTAGACTGTGTTAAGATGATGAAATGAAATGCAACACCATTCCGGGGAACTTCAAGATCAACAATTAATCATGATTAATTTGTGCGCTTAAATCAAAGCATGCGCAACAAGGCGCAGCTACGTTGTCATCCTCCGTAGAGACAACCTGTCCTAAATATATTTCATGTTCACTGATAAGATATATTGTCACATAGGCCAATGCAATGTTTGTAGGCCCTGGACTTAATTATTTATATATGAGCCTTCAGATGTTATTATAGAACAAGCATGTTTTGCTCCCCATCAACAGAAAAGCAATAGCCTAACCATACCAGCATGAAATAAAGAAACAATGTATGTTCATCTCAAACAGCCTAAAAGCCACTTAAGCCAGACATAAGGAACCTATTCCACTAACCTCTTTGAGCTCTTTGGCCACATCCCTCAAGTCTCCCAGGATGGTCTCCAAATCCTTCATGATTGTCTTGATCTGCTTTTTTACTTTCACTTTGGAGACTACTCCTTCAGAAGATTCTGCATTTGATGTCCCTGACATTCTTCGTTGGCACAATGTATTTTAAGGATCACTAATAAATCCTTTCGGCGAAGCAAGACCATTTTGTCGATGCATTTTATTGCTCCGTTTCCTTCACATTCCTATAGGCTACATCACGCAAGAATGTTGTGAAGTGCAGTGACAGCGTCCCGGCGAGCACGCCTGCGCAACAGAGCATAGCAAAAATAATATTATCTTAAGAAACATATACTGAAGAGGTGTTTGTCGACAGTCGCTCATGATCATTCCACTGTTACCTTTCACATTTTCTCAAAAACAAAATGCTGATAGTCACATTTCCTTGTGGCAAGCACTGCAAATTCACAATTTTGAACATGCCTAGTCAGGTCCAACATGATAGAATGATAAGGAACAAGGTAAATGGGATAGAACACAGCAATCCAATCCATGCCCAATATTCTAATCATAACGGTCCGTT is a genomic window containing:
- the LOC115139695 gene encoding protein Largen-like, which codes for MSGTSNAESSEGVVSKVKVKKQIKTIMKDLETILGDLRDVAKELKEVVHEIDSLTCDLQLEEAMTDSSKTDTLNSSCSSSTTTASSIDKIKIYPDDAIFRPPSVIPAVLTVLKKPHPPLPPPRLTSIKAEENNKNPPSGNLLAKANGTLMCNEVFTGKPNRDLLYCISNSIPEKGRTPMSLLRHEESKCHQATRERVRFSEKVQYHGYCPDCDLQYDVNNTDIHLQTELTEEMSPVHQCSSSSPPPQLLLENGGLSVSHSFPPANSPCVPHPNPSLKPQKTILRKSTTTTV